The following are encoded in a window of Methanoculleus sp. SDB genomic DNA:
- a CDS encoding GTP-binding protein → MPILNGDKLKIVVFGAFNAGKSSFIRAVDPASRHVEARTDGGTTTVALDFGRVTFGSTKVFIFGTPGQERFEFVRRILSRGMDGAIVMVDATRSIDAMTCDFCEWLHETGIPFVVMLNKCDLPGASPGMFADLVGDGYVHCISALTGDQVHDALGLFVERLIRLRRKNT, encoded by the coding sequence ATGCCGATATTGAATGGAGATAAACTGAAAATCGTTGTATTCGGTGCATTCAATGCCGGGAAGTCATCTTTTATCCGGGCGGTGGATCCGGCGTCCCGGCATGTCGAGGCACGGACAGACGGTGGAACGACCACCGTTGCACTTGACTTCGGAAGAGTGACTTTCGGAAGCACGAAAGTCTTTATTTTTGGAACACCCGGTCAGGAACGCTTTGAATTTGTCCGCCGGATCCTTTCGCGCGGAATGGACGGCGCCATCGTGATGGTGGATGCAACGCGCAGTATCGATGCGATGACCTGTGATTTCTGCGAATGGCTTCATGAAACAGGGATTCCTTTTGTCGTTATGCTCAACAAATGCGACCTCCCCGGCGCGTCGCCCGGAATGTTTGCCGATCTCGTGGGCGACGGGTACGTCCACTGCATTTCCGCCCTCACCGGCGATCAGGTGCATGACGCCCTCGGGCTCTTTGTTGAGCGCCTCATCCGTCTGCGCCGGAAAAACACATAG